A region from the Chitinophaga sp. Cy-1792 genome encodes:
- a CDS encoding ferritin-like domain-containing protein gives MKILDIIEEMSHEDPELPERLDTRRSAMSRFAGLGGKLALAALPLALGGLLKKAYGQTTSSIVDILNYALTLEYLESTFYTTGAASGVVPAGTPAVAAINTIRDHENEHVAFLTSVIKSMNATPVTKPNFDFTAGGTFPNVFTNYDTFLAVAQAFEDTGVRAYKGRAVELMSNSVVLTAALQIHSVEARHASHIRQMRAARGANEKPWITGNDTGGIGPAVQSSYNGEENTIQGGVNITNFVNINAATESFDEPLTASQVLAIVKPFIV, from the coding sequence ATGAAAATACTGGATATCATTGAAGAAATGTCGCATGAAGATCCTGAACTGCCGGAAAGATTAGACACCAGAAGATCGGCCATGTCCAGATTTGCCGGCTTAGGTGGCAAACTTGCATTGGCAGCATTGCCACTGGCATTGGGGGGCCTGTTAAAAAAAGCATACGGACAAACAACCAGCAGCATAGTGGATATTCTGAATTATGCATTGACGCTGGAATACCTGGAATCTACTTTCTATACAACCGGAGCCGCTTCCGGAGTGGTGCCTGCCGGTACGCCGGCGGTAGCTGCCATCAATACTATACGCGACCATGAGAATGAGCACGTGGCGTTTCTGACATCCGTGATCAAATCCATGAATGCAACACCGGTAACAAAGCCCAATTTTGATTTTACCGCAGGAGGGACGTTTCCTAATGTATTTACCAACTACGATACCTTTCTGGCAGTAGCCCAGGCATTTGAAGATACTGGTGTAAGAGCCTATAAAGGAAGGGCCGTGGAACTGATGAGCAATAGCGTAGTATTAACTGCCGCCTTACAGATCCATTCTGTAGAAGCCCGCCACGCCTCACATATCCGTCAGATGCGGGCGGCAAGAGGCGCCAATGAAAAACCATGGATTACCGGAAATGACACCGGCGGCATAGGTCCAGCCGTTCAAAGTTCCTATAACGGAGAAGAAAATACCATTCAGGGAGGCGTAAACATTACCAACTTCGTAAATATAAATGCAGCCACTGAAAGCTTTGATGAACCATTGACAGCTTCACAGGTGCTGGCCATCGTTAAACCTTTTATCGTATAA
- a CDS encoding sigma-70 family RNA polymerase sigma factor, whose translation MVALLQQRIEPAYEYLFDKYSRALYGVILDIIPDREIAADTLQEVFLKIWRLIDKYDPGKGTLFTWMFQIARSTSIDMVRSKNWLKTKLNVELSDSHMAMPDNNKTAFEDIGLRKAIKGLRQEHSVLIELSYFQGYTQEEIAQMLQLPLGTVKTRLRAALIQLRKFIAT comes from the coding sequence TTGGTCGCGTTACTACAACAGCGTATCGAACCGGCATATGAGTACCTGTTCGATAAGTATTCCCGTGCCTTATATGGCGTTATTCTTGATATCATCCCCGACCGCGAAATAGCCGCTGACACCCTTCAGGAAGTCTTTCTGAAAATATGGCGGTTAATCGATAAATATGATCCCGGAAAAGGAACTTTATTTACCTGGATGTTCCAGATAGCCAGAAGCACATCGATAGATATGGTCAGAAGTAAAAACTGGTTAAAAACGAAACTAAACGTTGAATTGTCCGATAGTCATATGGCCATGCCAGATAATAATAAAACAGCTTTTGAAGATATTGGTCTCCGTAAGGCAATAAAAGGCCTGAGGCAGGAACACAGCGTTTTAATAGAACTTTCTTATTTTCAAGGATACACCCAGGAAGAAATTGCCCAAATGCTGCAACTACCGCTAGGAACTGTTAAAACAAGACTGAGGGCCGCCCTGATTCAATTACGAAAATTTATCGCTACATAA
- a CDS encoding anti-sigma factor, with protein sequence MKGLIQQYPELAAAVTEFERALESAGTWSHTPAPSTVRDDFLHAIKNTSPLQQTTITSPKSANSRKFMRIAAALLLLLGISGICNILLFRKYEGVTREYYSLLGKTQELRAGKQQAENNINTIRQDMGIVSARAIKKIILSGVPGKEDHQVTIYWDTTSHKVYLFQEKLPDAPAGKQYQLWAITEGNPVDAGLLDNCHGLCKMKDIGKAQAFAITLEHTGGNITPSTDQLYVMGKVPI encoded by the coding sequence ATGAAGGGTCTGATACAACAATACCCTGAACTGGCCGCCGCCGTAACTGAATTTGAACGTGCACTGGAATCTGCTGGTACCTGGTCCCATACCCCCGCACCTTCAACCGTCAGAGATGATTTTTTACATGCAATAAAAAATACATCGCCTCTTCAACAGACCACCATCACGTCTCCGAAGTCGGCCAACAGCCGGAAATTTATGCGCATAGCCGCTGCATTGTTACTACTGTTAGGCATCAGTGGCATATGCAATATACTGTTGTTCCGTAAATATGAAGGCGTTACCCGTGAATACTACTCATTGCTCGGTAAAACGCAGGAACTCCGGGCCGGCAAACAACAGGCAGAAAACAATATCAATACCATCCGGCAGGATATGGGTATCGTTTCTGCACGGGCAATAAAAAAAATAATCCTTTCAGGAGTACCAGGAAAAGAAGACCACCAGGTAACCATTTACTGGGATACCACCAGCCACAAAGTATATCTCTTTCAGGAAAAATTACCAGACGCACCTGCAGGAAAACAATACCAGCTATGGGCCATAACAGAAGGAAATCCAGTGGATGCAGGCCTGTTGGATAATTGCCACGGCCTCTGCAAAATGAAAGACATCGGCAAAGCACAAGCATTCGCCATTACTCTGGAACATACCGGCGGAAACATCACACCTTCCACCGATCAGTTATATGTAATGGGAAAAGTTCCGATATAA